Genomic DNA from Halobaculum sp. MBLA0147:
GCGGCGCGACTTCCCGGTCTCGCGTTGGACGAGGTCCCGGAGCGTGGACTGCTCGGCCAGCACCCGGTCCGCGAACTCGTCTAGCACCGCCGTGCGCTCGGCCACGTCGCGCTCGCGCCACGCCTCGCTCGCCTCCCGTGCCGTCTCGACGGCGGTCGCGACCTCCGTCGCCGTCGCCTCCGGCACCTGCACGTACGTCTCGCCGGTCACGGGCGACACCACGTCGATCTCGGTGTCCCGGTCCCCGTCCGACGCGACGGCCAGTTCCTCGTGGAGCGACGCGAGTCGGCCGCTCGGCCACCCGCTGGTTCGTGTCACGGGCCACCACACGGGGGTGGCGGGCAAAGACCCGACGGTTCGGTGGCGGCGTCCCACCGTCGGCGTCCTCACCACTCGCTGACACGACAGCGGGGTGACAGCCGTGCGGGTGCGTGTGGTGGTCGGACGCACGCGTCGCACTGGCGACCGGAGTGGCCGAAACCGACGAACGGGCGGTTCGACGGGTCGAGCGGTGCGTTCTCGACGGGTCGCACCTCGTCTATCGAACGCTCCCGAGCGATCCAGAGAGACGTGTGTCGTCGAGACGGGTCACGAGCCGTCTGGGTGGGTCACCGCCGAACACGAGCGGTGTGTGCCGTCGGTAGCCGTTCGGTGTGGTCATAGGAGCGTTCACACGGCCGGGGGTTCGTCACTCCGACGAACGATGGCAGGCGAGCACACAGGGTGTCCACGGAACGGGTGGCCGGTGACGGACGGGGGTGTCGCCGACGAGACGGACGGGGGTGTCGCCGACGAGACGGACGGGGGTGTCGCCGACGAGACGGACGGAGGTGTCGCCGACGAAGCGGACGGAGGTGTCGCCGACGAAGCGGACGGAGGTGTCGCCGACGAAGCGGACGACGCCGGCGACGAGACGACGACGGACGGAGCCGTGTCGTCGACGACGGCGACCACCGGAGACGGCGCCGTGCCCCCGGAGACGGCGGGGACGGCGGCAGACGCGACGCGACTCCGTCGGCTCCACGAGGCGACACGCGAGATGGTCGCACGCGAACGGGAGGAGTCGATCGCGGCGGTGGCCGTCGACGCGGCGGCAGACATCCTCGGGTTCCCGTTCGTCTCCGTCCGCCTCCACGACGAGGAGACGGACCGACTGACACCCGTCGCGGCCGCCGAGGAGACGGTCGCCCGCGCGGGTGACTGCCGGCCCTACGAGCGTGGCGAGACGATCCAGTGGGAGGCGTTCGACGAGGGAGAGACGCGGCTGTACCCGGACGTTCGCGCCGTCGACGACGCGGTCGAGCGCCCCGGCGGCGGGAGTATGCTCGTCGTCCCGCTGGGTGGTCGCGGCGTGTTGACCCTGGGGACACCCGACACTGACGGGTTCGACGCGGCGGACGTCGAGACCGCCCGCGTGCTCGGCGCGAACCTCCAGACCGCACTGGAACGTGCCGCGCGCCTCCGCCAGATCGAGCGCCACGAGGACTCGCTGGCGGCGAAGACGGAACGACTCGACCGCTTCGCCAGCCTCGTCGCCCACGAGTTCCGGAACCCGCTGGCGATCGCCGCGGGCCACCTGGAACTGTGTGCGCCACGCGACGACGCCGAGTCGGAACACCTCGGGGCCGCCCGCGACGCCGTCGACCGGATGGATCGACTGACGGAGAGTATCCTCGATCTCACGAGTGAACGAGGACTGACGGACGGGACGACGACGGTCTCGGTCGACTACGTCGCCCGCTCGGTCTGGGCGGAGTACGCACCCGACCCGGCGACGCTGGAGACCGACGACGACGTGACCGTGGCGGCCGACCGCGACCGACTGCGGACGCTGTTCGAGAACCTCTTCGACAACGCGGTCGGCCTCGGCGGGCCGCACGTGACGGTGACGGTCCGCGAGCGCGCGGACGGCGCCGGCTTCGTCGTGCGCGACGACGGCCCCGGCTTCGACACCTCGGACCCGACGGAGTTGTTCCAGTACGGGACGACGGTCGAGAACGCGGGCACTGGACTGGGACTGGCGCTCGTCCGCGACATCGCGGAGGCACACGACTGGGCGGTGGACGTGTCGAGTCCGCCGACGGGTGGCGCGACGTTCGTGTTCGACACGGACCCGTCGTGACCCGATCGGTGAGGGTGCCGACGACACACCCGACGCAGCGGCACGGCTCGGCCCCGTCTCGTCGACCTCTCTCACCTCGGGTGTCTCCGTCTCGCCGACTCCTCACACCCTCCACTCGGCCCCGTCTCGCTCACTCCGCACACCCCGGAGGTACTTACCGTTTGCCCGTCGCAGGTGGAGGTGTGCAAGCAGTCACGCTCGGTCCGGCGGGGACGTACTCACACCGTGCAGCCCGTGCCGTCGCCGACGAGGTGGCGTTCCGCGAGTCCGTCGGCGCCATCGTCGACGCGGTGATCGACGGCGACCACGACCGCGGTGTCGTCCCCGTCGAGAACAGTATCGAGGGGAGTGTCACGGAGAGTCTCGACGCGCTCGCGGACGGCAACGTCGCCGTCCTGCGGGAGGTCGTCACGCCGATCCGCCACGCCCTGCTCGCGCAGTCGCCCGACTTCCAACTGGTGGCGTCACACTCGCAGGCGCTGGCGCAGTGCCGAGAGTTCCTCGAACGTGAGTACCCGGACCGGCGCCGCGAGGCGGTCGCCTCGACGGCCCGCGGCGTCGCCCGCGCACGCGAGGACGACTCCGTCGCGGCCATCGGCCACCCGGCGAACGCGACGGAGACGGCGCCGGAGTTGGACGTGTTGGCCGAAGACATTCAGGACCGCTCCTCGAACGCGACGCGGTTCCTCGTGATCGGCCCCGAGGACCAGCGGTCGCGTGCCGGCGGGAAGACCTCCGTCGTCGTCTACCCCGCGGCGAACTACCCCGGGCTCCTCTTGGAGTTGCTGGAGGCGTTCGCCGAGCGGGACGTGAACCTCTCGCGCGTGGAGTCGCGCCCGAGCGGGGAGCGACTCGGCGACTACCTCTTCCACGTAGACTTCGAGGCGGGGCTGTACGAGGAGCGCACCGAACGGGCGCTCGCGGCGGTGCGCGACGTGATCGCCGACGACGGCTGGGTCCGCGTGCTCGGCTCGTACGACACCGAGCACGTGGTGGCGTAGACGCACCTACTGCCGTCGCCGCTGCCGTCGTCGTCTGGGTCGGGCCGTACTCTCGCCGTCCCCGAGCGAACTCAGACGTTCTCTCCCTGGTAGTCGCCGTCGTAGGTGCCGTCGGCGTCGGCCGCGGCCAACACGAACTGCCCGATCCGCGCGCCGGGACGCACCTCGATCGGGTGGGTCACCTGGAGCAGCCCCTCGCCGCGGCCCTCGTAGCCCGCGTCCCACACCGCCGTCTCCAGCGTCGCGCCGTTGCGCATCAGCGACGAGCGCGGGAGGACGAACCCGACACAGTCGTCGGGCACGGAGATCACCTCGCCGTACCGGACGACGTAGCCGCCCGGCTCCAGCCAGTACAGCAGTTCCCCGTCCGCGTCGGCGTCCGGCTCGACGCGGCGTCTGTCGCCGATCCGCTTGTCGTCGGTGTCGATCCGCCCGGGCTCGGCCGGCTCGAACACCGCGTCGAGCGTGAGGTCGACCCCGTTCGGCTGGACTTGCTCGTCGTCGAGCGCCTCGCCGTCGTGTGGTCGCAGCGCGGCCGCGACCGTCGAACCTGACTGGAACACGCACGAGTGACCACGGCTCGGCGTCGTAAGTGGCACGATGGCGGACGCACCCACCAGAAAGCACTTCTCTCGATCGGCTGATTTTATCGACGTGAACGACGAACCGAGTCGACGACGGGTGCTGCGGTCGGTCGCAGTCGGGGGGAGTCTCGCGGCGCTCACGACGACCGCCGGCTGTGCCGGGAGGACCGAGACGGCGACACCGACCGACACGTCGACACGGTCGGACGCGACGGAGACGACATCTGGAGCCACCTCGCCCCCGTCGTCCGAGACGACGGGCCCGTGCGCCGGTGCGTTCGACGACGAGTCGACGACGACACCGGCGTGTGCCGACACCACGCTCGAGGTCAGTGTCTACGGTCGTCCGGAGACACCGACACCGACGGACAGCACGAGCACCCCCTACAAGTTCGTCAAGGATGTCGTCGTGGAGGTCACGCTCGAGGGTGATCGCCCGCGGACACTACGGGGGTGTATCGAGACGCTCTGTCCCGACGTCGAACGCCGCCCGGTCTCGGTGTCGCTTCCGGA
This window encodes:
- a CDS encoding ATP-binding protein, translated to MAGEHTGCPRNGWPVTDGGVADETDGGVADETDGGVADETDGGVADEADGGVADEADGGVADEADDAGDETTTDGAVSSTTATTGDGAVPPETAGTAADATRLRRLHEATREMVAREREESIAAVAVDAAADILGFPFVSVRLHDEETDRLTPVAAAEETVARAGDCRPYERGETIQWEAFDEGETRLYPDVRAVDDAVERPGGGSMLVVPLGGRGVLTLGTPDTDGFDAADVETARVLGANLQTALERAARLRQIERHEDSLAAKTERLDRFASLVAHEFRNPLAIAAGHLELCAPRDDAESEHLGAARDAVDRMDRLTESILDLTSERGLTDGTTTVSVDYVARSVWAEYAPDPATLETDDDVTVAADRDRLRTLFENLFDNAVGLGGPHVTVTVRERADGAGFVVRDDGPGFDTSDPTELFQYGTTVENAGTGLGLALVRDIAEAHDWAVDVSSPPTGGATFVFDTDPS
- the pheA gene encoding prephenate dehydratase, whose amino-acid sequence is MQAVTLGPAGTYSHRAARAVADEVAFRESVGAIVDAVIDGDHDRGVVPVENSIEGSVTESLDALADGNVAVLREVVTPIRHALLAQSPDFQLVASHSQALAQCREFLEREYPDRRREAVASTARGVARAREDDSVAAIGHPANATETAPELDVLAEDIQDRSSNATRFLVIGPEDQRSRAGGKTSVVVYPAANYPGLLLELLEAFAERDVNLSRVESRPSGERLGDYLFHVDFEAGLYEERTERALAAVRDVIADDGWVRVLGSYDTEHVVA
- a CDS encoding deoxyuridine 5'-triphosphate nucleotidohydrolase, with the protein product MFQSGSTVAAALRPHDGEALDDEQVQPNGVDLTLDAVFEPAEPGRIDTDDKRIGDRRRVEPDADADGELLYWLEPGGYVVRYGEVISVPDDCVGFVLPRSSLMRNGATLETAVWDAGYEGRGEGLLQVTHPIEVRPGARIGQFVLAAADADGTYDGDYQGENV